From one Bacteroides eggerthii genomic stretch:
- the rplL gene encoding 50S ribosomal protein L7/L12, with the protein MADLKAFAEQLVNLTVKEVNELATILKEEYGIEPAAAAVAVAAGPAAGGAAAAEEKTSFDVVLKSAGSAKLQVVKAVKEACGLGLKEAKDMVDGAPSVVKEGLAKDEAESLKKTLEEAGAEVELK; encoded by the coding sequence ATGGCAGATTTGAAAGCTTTTGCAGAACAATTAGTTAACTTGACAGTAAAAGAAGTTAATGAACTTGCAACTATCCTGAAAGAAGAATACGGTATTGAACCTGCTGCTGCAGCTGTTGCTGTTGCTGCTGGCCCTGCAGCTGGTGGTGCTGCTGCCGCTGAAGAAAAGACTTCTTTCGATGTAGTATTGAAGAGCGCTGGCTCAGCTAAACTTCAAGTAGTTAAAGCCGTTAAGGAAGCTTGCGGTCTTGGTTTGAAGGAAGCTAAAGACATGGTAGACGGTGCTCCTAGCGTAGTAAAAGAAGGTTTGGCTAAAGACGAAGCAGAATCATTGAAGAAAACATTGGAAGAAGCTGGAGCTGAAGTTGAACTTAAATAA
- the rplJ gene encoding 50S ribosomal protein L10 — MRKEDKSTIIEQIAATVKEYGHFYLVDTTAMNAADTSALRALCFKADIKLMVVKNTLLHKALESLEEDYSPLYGCMKGTTAVMFCNTANAPAKLLKDKAKNGIPGLKAAYAEESFYVGADQLDALVSIKSKNEVIAEIVALLQSPAKNVISALQSGGNTIHGVLKTLGERPEA; from the coding sequence ATGAGAAAGGAAGATAAAAGTACGATTATTGAGCAGATTGCTGCTACAGTTAAGGAATACGGTCACTTCTACTTGGTAGATACCACTGCTATGAACGCTGCTGACACAAGCGCGTTGAGAGCATTATGCTTCAAGGCTGACATCAAATTGATGGTAGTTAAGAACACATTGCTTCACAAGGCATTGGAAAGCCTGGAAGAGGATTATTCTCCGCTTTACGGATGCATGAAGGGTACAACCGCTGTAATGTTTTGCAACACAGCCAACGCACCTGCAAAATTGCTGAAAGATAAGGCTAAGAACGGTATTCCCGGATTGAAGGCTGCATATGCAGAAGAAAGCTTCTATGTTGGTGCTGACCAGTTGGATGCTCTCGTAAGTATCAAGAGTAAGAATGAAGTTATTGCTGAGATCGTTGCCTTGCTGCAATCACCGGCCAAGAATGTTATTTCTGCTCTGCAATCAGGTGGTAACACCATTCACGGAGTTCTCAAGACTCTCGGTGAACGTCCCGAAGCGTAA
- the rpoB gene encoding DNA-directed RNA polymerase subunit beta — MSSTTVNQRVNFASTKNPLEYPDFLEVQLKSFKDFLQLDTPPEKRKNEGLYKVFAENFPIADTRNNFVLEFLDYYIDPPRYTIDECIERGLTYSVPLKAKLKLYCTDPDHEDFDTVIQDVFLGPIPYMTDKATFVINGAERVVVSQLHRSPGVFFGQSVHANGTKLYSARIIPFKGSWIEFATDINNVMYAYIDRKKKLPVTTLLRAIGFENDKDILEIFNLAEDVKVNKTNLKKIVGRKLAARVLKTWIEDFVDEDTGEVVSIERNEVVIDRETIIEPEHVDIILESGVQNILVHKEEPNQSDYSIIYNTLQKDPSNSEKEAVLYIYRQLRNADPADDASAREVINNLFFSEKRYDLGDVGRYRINKKLNLTTDMDVRVLTKEDIIEIIKYLIELINSKADVDDIDHLSNRRVRTVGEQLSNQFAIGLARMSRTIRERMNVRDNEVFTPIDLINAKTISSVINSFFGTNALSQFMDQTNPLAEITHKRRMSALGPGGLSRERAGFEVRDVHYTHYGRLCPIETPEGPNIGLISSLCVFAKINQLGFIETPYRKVANGKVDLSDEGLVYLTAEEEEEKIIAQGNAPLNDDGTFVRDRVKSRQDADYPVVAPDEVELMDVSPQQIASIAASLIPFLEHDDANRALMGSNMMRQAVPLLKSEAPIVGTGIERQLARDSRTQITAEGEGVVDFVDATTIRILYDRTEEEEFVSFESALKEYTIPKWRRTNQNMTIDLRPICEKGQRVTKGQILTEGYSTEQGELALGKNLLVAYMPWKGYNYEDAIVLNERVVREDLLTSVHVEEYSLEVRETKRGMEELTSDIPNVSEEATKDLDENGIVRVGARIEPGDILIGKITPKGESDPSPEEKLLRAIFGDKAGDVKDASLKASPSLKGVIIGKRLFSRVIKTRSSKLADKALLPKIDDEFDGKVADLKKILVNKLLKLTERYTSEGVKDYMGAEVISKGAKFSASDFSDMDFTAIQLSNWTKDEHTNGLIRALVMNFIKKYKELDAELKRKKFAITIGDELPAGIIQMAKVYIAKKRKIGVGDKMAGRHGNKGIVSRVVRQEDMPFLADGTPVDIVLNPLGVPSRMNIGQIFEAVLGRAGKNLGVKFATPIFDGATLDDLNEWTDKAGLPRYGKTTLYDGGTGEAFEQQATVGVTYMLKLGHMVEDKMHARSIGPYSLITQQPLGGKAQFGGQRFGEMEVWALEAFGAAHILQEILTIKSDDVVGRSKAYEAIVKGEPMPAPGIPESLNVLLHELRGLGLSINLE, encoded by the coding sequence ATGTCTTCAACTACTGTAAATCAAAGAGTTAATTTTGCTTCGACTAAGAATCCGCTGGAATACCCGGATTTCCTGGAAGTACAATTGAAGTCATTCAAAGACTTTTTACAACTGGACACCCCACCCGAGAAACGTAAGAACGAGGGACTGTATAAAGTATTTGCTGAAAACTTCCCCATTGCCGATACAAGAAATAATTTTGTTCTTGAGTTTTTGGACTACTATATTGATCCGCCGCGTTATACCATAGACGAATGTATAGAGCGAGGGCTTACTTATAGTGTACCCTTAAAGGCAAAATTAAAATTATACTGTACCGATCCCGACCACGAAGATTTTGATACGGTTATTCAGGATGTGTTCCTGGGCCCTATCCCTTATATGACGGACAAAGCTACGTTCGTCATCAACGGTGCGGAGCGTGTTGTTGTGTCACAGCTTCACCGTTCGCCGGGTGTGTTCTTCGGTCAGAGCGTACATGCCAACGGTACTAAGTTGTACTCAGCCCGTATCATCCCTTTCAAGGGTTCTTGGATTGAGTTTGCTACCGACATCAACAATGTCATGTATGCCTACATCGACCGTAAGAAGAAGTTGCCGGTAACCACATTGCTGAGAGCCATCGGTTTTGAGAATGACAAGGACATTCTTGAAATCTTCAACTTGGCAGAGGATGTGAAGGTGAACAAGACGAATCTCAAGAAGATTGTAGGTCGTAAGTTGGCGGCGCGTGTATTGAAAACATGGATTGAGGATTTTGTAGACGAAGATACCGGTGAAGTTGTTTCCATCGAGCGTAACGAAGTCGTTATCGACCGCGAGACAATAATCGAGCCGGAGCATGTTGACATTATATTAGAGTCAGGTGTTCAGAATATCCTCGTACACAAGGAAGAGCCGAACCAGTCTGACTACTCTATCATATATAACACCCTTCAGAAAGACCCGAGTAACTCGGAGAAGGAAGCAGTGCTTTACATCTACCGCCAGTTGCGTAATGCAGATCCTGCCGATGATGCCAGTGCACGCGAGGTTATCAACAACCTGTTCTTCTCAGAAAAGAGATATGACTTGGGTGATGTAGGCCGTTATCGTATCAACAAGAAGTTGAACCTGACGACCGACATGGACGTTCGCGTCCTCACGAAGGAAGACATTATTGAGATTATCAAATATCTGATCGAGTTGATTAACTCGAAGGCGGATGTCGATGATATTGACCACTTGAGCAACCGTCGCGTACGTACGGTAGGCGAGCAGTTGTCCAACCAGTTCGCTATCGGTCTGGCACGTATGTCACGTACCATCCGCGAGCGCATGAACGTTCGTGACAATGAGGTATTCACTCCGATCGACCTGATCAACGCCAAGACAATATCTTCCGTTATCAACTCGTTCTTCGGAACGAACGCCCTGTCCCAGTTCATGGACCAGACCAACCCGCTTGCCGAGATTACCCACAAGCGCCGTATGTCTGCGCTGGGTCCCGGTGGTTTGTCGCGTGAGCGTGCCGGTTTCGAGGTGCGTGACGTGCACTACACCCACTACGGTCGTCTTTGTCCGATCGAGACTCCTGAAGGTCCTAACATCGGTTTGATTTCTTCACTTTGCGTGTTTGCCAAGATCAACCAGCTTGGTTTCATCGAGACGCCCTACCGCAAGGTGGCCAACGGAAAGGTAGACCTTTCGGACGAAGGTCTGGTTTACCTCACAGCCGAGGAAGAAGAAGAAAAGATTATCGCTCAGGGTAATGCACCGCTGAACGATGACGGAACTTTCGTTCGCGACAGGGTAAAATCCCGTCAGGATGCCGACTATCCGGTTGTTGCTCCTGATGAAGTCGAATTGATGGACGTATCTCCCCAGCAGATTGCTTCTATTGCGGCATCTTTGATTCCGTTCTTGGAGCATGACGATGCCAACCGCGCATTGATGGGATCTAACATGATGCGTCAGGCAGTTCCTTTGTTGAAGAGTGAAGCTCCGATTGTAGGTACAGGTATCGAGCGTCAGCTCGCACGCGATTCACGCACGCAGATTACTGCCGAGGGTGAAGGTGTGGTTGACTTCGTGGATGCTACCACGATCCGTATTCTGTACGACCGTACGGAAGAGGAAGAGTTCGTAAGTTTCGAATCTGCACTGAAAGAATATACTATCCCCAAATGGCGTCGCACCAATCAGAACATGACAATCGACCTCCGTCCTATTTGCGAGAAAGGTCAGCGTGTGACGAAGGGGCAGATCCTTACCGAGGGTTACTCAACCGAGCAGGGCGAGCTTGCTTTGGGTAAGAACCTGTTGGTGGCATACATGCCTTGGAAGGGATACAACTATGAGGATGCCATCGTGTTGAACGAACGCGTGGTGCGCGAAGACCTTCTGACTTCCGTACACGTCGAAGAGTACTCTTTGGAAGTTCGTGAGACGAAGCGTGGTATGGAAGAGTTGACTTCCGACATTCCTAACGTGAGCGAAGAAGCCACCAAAGACCTCGACGAGAACGGTATTGTCCGCGTGGGTGCACGTATCGAGCCGGGTGACATCCTGATTGGTAAGATCACTCCGAAGGGAGAGTCCGATCCTTCTCCGGAAGAGAAGTTGCTTCGTGCTATCTTCGGTGACAAGGCAGGCGATGTGAAGGATGCTTCCTTGAAGGCTTCTCCTTCTTTGAAGGGTGTGATTATCGGCAAGCGTCTGTTCTCCCGCGTCATCAAGACCCGTAGTTCCAAATTGGCGGACAAAGCGTTGCTGCCGAAGATTGACGACGAGTTCGACGGCAAGGTGGCAGACCTGAAGAAGATATTGGTGAACAAGCTCCTGAAGCTCACCGAACGTTACACGTCGGAGGGCGTGAAGGACTACATGGGAGCCGAAGTGATCAGCAAGGGCGCCAAGTTCTCCGCTTCCGATTTCAGCGACATGGACTTTACTGCCATTCAGTTGAGCAACTGGACAAAAGACGAGCACACCAACGGACTGATACGTGCATTGGTGATGAACTTCATCAAGAAATATAAAGAGCTCGATGCAGAGTTGAAGCGTAAGAAATTCGCTATCACTATCGGTGACGAGCTGCCTGCGGGCATCATCCAGATGGCTAAGGTCTACATTGCCAAGAAGCGTAAGATCGGTGTCGGTGACAAGATGGCCGGACGTCATGGTAACAAGGGTATCGTTTCCCGCGTGGTGCGTCAGGAAGATATGCCGTTCTTGGCAGACGGTACTCCGGTGGATATCGTGTTGAACCCGTTGGGTGTGCCTTCACGTATGAACATCGGTCAGATATTCGAGGCTGTTTTGGGACGTGCCGGTAAGAATCTGGGAGTGAAGTTTGCTACTCCTATCTTCGACGGTGCCACGTTGGACGACCTGAACGAGTGGACCGACAAAGCAGGGCTTCCCCGTTACGGCAAGACCACTTTGTACGACGGTGGTACGGGTGAGGCATTCGAGCAGCAGGCTACGGTGGGTGTGACCTACATGTTGAAACTCGGCCACATGGTTGAGGACAAGATGCACGCACGTTCCATCGGTCCGTACTCACTTATTACGCAACAGCCGTTGGGTGGTAAGGCACAGTTCGGTGGCCAGCGTTTCGGAGAAATGGAGGTTTGGGCGCTCGAGGCATTCGGTGCGGCGCACATTCTGCAGGAAATCCTGACTATCAAGTCTGATGATGTCGTAGGGCGCTCCAAGGCTTACGAAGCAATCGTTAAGGGCGAGCCGATGCCGGCTCCGGGTATCCCCGAATCACTGAACGTATTGCTGCACGAGTTGAGAGGTTTGGGCTTAAGCATCAACTTAGAATAA